From the Excalfactoria chinensis isolate bCotChi1 chromosome 1, bCotChi1.hap2, whole genome shotgun sequence genome, one window contains:
- the LOC140257858 gene encoding homeobox protein NANOG codes for MSAHLAMPSYGAVRCGHYYWPSPRSMDSASAEEAPAADLSTAEQKTPCHPDASPASSSSGTLIQYTPDSATSPTADHPSHHPAFQKFKDKGDSGARKAKSRTAFSQEQLQTLHQRFQSQKYLSPHQIRELAAALGLTYKQVKTWFQNQRMKFKRCQKESQWVDKGIYLPQNGFHQAAYLDMTPTFHQGFPVGASRNLQAVTSAHQAYSSSQIYGNGQGLYQFMAVEDEGFFGKGGTSCNTQQAMGLLSQQMNFYHGYSTSVDYDSLQAEDTYSFQSTSDSITQFSSSPVRHQYQAPWHTVGTQSGYET; via the exons ATGAGTGCTCACCTGGCCATGCCGTCCTACGGAGCTGTTAGGTGCGGGCACTACTACTGGCCCTCTCCGCGCAGCATGGATAGTGCGTCCGCCGAGGAAGCTCCGGCAGCAGACCTCTCGACCGCAGAGCAGAAAACGCCCTGCCACCCAG ATGCCTCTCCAGCTTCCTCCAGCTCTGGGACGCTCATTCAGTATACTCCGGACTCTGCCACTAGCCCCACTGCAGACCACCCATCTCACCACCCCGCTTTTCAGAAGTTTAAGGATAAAGGTGATAGTGGGGCAAGGAAGGCCAAGAGCCGCACAGCTTTCTCCCAGGAACAGCTGCAGACCCTGCACCAGCGGTTTCAGAGCCAGAAGTACCTCAGCCCACATCAGATCCgggagctggctgctgctctggggctcACCTACAAGCAG GTGAAGACATGGTTTCAGAACCAACGGATGAAGTTTAAACGTTGCCAGAAGGAGAGTCAGTGGGTGGATAAAGGGATTTATCTTCCACAG aATGGGTTTCATCAAGCTGCGTATCTGGATATGACCCCTACATTTCACCAGGGCTTCCCTGTTGGTGCCAGCAGAAACCTTCAGGCTGTGACCAGTGCACACCAGGcttacagcagcagccagaTTTATGGGAATGGGCAGGGCCTGTACCAGTTCATGGCTGTGGAAGATGAGGGGTTCTTTGGAAAAGGTGGAACAAGCTGCAACACCCAGCAGGCCATGGGTTTATTAAGTCAGCAGATGAACTTCTATCATGGCTACTCTACCAGTGTGGATTATGACAGCTTGCAGGCAGAAGATACCTACAGCTTCCAGAGCACCTCTGATAGTATCACACAGTTCTCAAGCTCTCCTGTACGGCATCAGTACCAGGCCCCTTGGCATACCGTGGGGACCCAGAGTGGTTATGAGACTTAG